The Natronosalvus halobius genomic interval TTGGGGCTCACTCTCCTGTTCTTAATCATCAATCCGGTGCTATTCCGCGAACCAAGTGAAGAGTTGGATGACTGGATGTATAAGGTCGTACGTGCTGAAGAACGCTGGACTAACGACGGGCACCGCCTCATCGGTCTCGACTACCCACAGATCCTAAACGCCGTGAGTATCCCAATCGGGCTCTATGGTCTCTACGCGGCGTACAAACGCAAACCTGTCTCAACGTTGGTTTTCACGCTCACATCACAAGGACTCAACCAGTGGTGTATGAAGGAGATTATCGAGTATTACGAAGAAGTCGATTCGCAGTAAGAATAGATCCTATATTGATCCTCCGTCCAGAACGATGCCTGCGTCACCTGTACTGACCGATCACCGATCTTCGCGGATCCCCCTCAGACTGGTGCCACATCCGCGCTCTGGATTCAGCATGGTCGTTGAAGCCTATCACCCCTTGATGATTTCAACAAAACCAATTACTTTTAAAACTAGCCTTATTGCTGTTCCCACCCTGGTCTCGGTGACCCTGGAAGATCACCTGTAGCGTCGAGTAGCTCTTCCTCAGTCGTCCAGGGATAACATCGCCCGTGGAGTTCGAAGAGACGGAAGTCGTTCAGATGCACCCAGCTGTACGACGGAACATCGATATCGTGTTCCTCAAGCGTGGTCCTCACCGTATCGACCGAGATGTCGATCCCAGATTGGTTTGCTCGTTCGATGAGGGCCTCGAGTACTGCAATCTCTGTCTCGTCATCGATGTCGGTGGCAGCGCTGATCTGCGCAGCAGCAGCGACTACATCACGTTCGTCAGTGAGGTGATCTTCCGTTTCCCACTGGTAGGCACGGGGGAAGGCGTACGCCTTTTCGAAGTACTCGGTTTCGCCCAGTTTGCCGAGTTCATTGATCTCCCCACCCGCGCCTTGCTCGAATACGACAGCCACGTAATCACAGAGTGTCGCCGTGATATGGAACTTCACACGAAACTCCGGAAGTCGGGGGAGCTTAATGTCTGAAAGGTCTCCGATGAGAAAAGCATACGTTCCGTATCGGCGGTTCAGCCGATCACTCACTGCCCGTACTCGGCGGAGATACGGATCACGATAGCTCCCGAGGACGAGATACGCGGTTTGATCACGGTCGTAGATTGCCGGCGTCTCATTGTTTGCCCACGAGAGGATTCGCACGGCCTCCGTCGACCCGACGTCGAGTCCGCGTATGGCCTGCTGCACAGCCTTCATGATCTCGCCCGAGTTTGGGGGGACGGATGGAGCACTCATAAGCCGGAACAGTACTGGCTGAGTAAAAGGCATTTCTAACTGACTCAGTGTTTTAGTGATTCTATTGACTCGTTCAGCCCAAACCATTATGCAGTCGAGTCCACTACTCTACAGTATGAGCGATACGGCCCCCGAAGGGTTCGAGGATTCCTTCGCAGAGCAACAGCGGATGCGTGAGCTACTCTCCCAGGAGACACGCCACCTCATTTTGCAGTTGGTCCTCGGTCACCCAGCACACCTCGCGTCGTTGGCCGAACTCGACTACATGATTCCGAAGAACGAGGCGGCCATCCTCGACCAGCTCGAGACGCTCCAAGAAGCAGGAATCCTTGACGTCTTCGTGCACGAACCCAACGTGTCGACGCGCGATCTCCCGTCAAAGTTCTGGGGACCGACCGAGCGCGGGGTTGAGATCCTCTACGAGCATAACTTCCTGCGGGGCGTCCCTGTTGCACGCGCGGTCTACGAGGAAACGAAAAAATCCGAGCGGGTGCAGCGCCACGAGGACGCACCGCGACCCACGCTTCCCAAAGCCGTAGGAGAGGCACTCGAATTCGACGAACCGGATGTGACATCCTCCCCGCCGTAAACGGCAGGGCTTCCGACACGGTGAGAATGTCAGTTCGTCGTCGCTGGCAGTGGGTTTCGACTCTTGAAGCGCCGTGAGCGTCAGCTGCGAGGGTGTCTCGCTCTCCTCACGGTGTCGTTCGAGAGACGCAAAGCGTCTCTCGTGACCCCGAGACGGCTTTGCCGTCTCGGACGGAGTCGTGGCCGTGTCACTACGGCTCCCGTCCTGTGGCGAGTCATCGCCTGCCTGTTTCCACGGCAGGCTCTCTCCCCACTGCGCTCGGACGTTGACCAGACCTTCGAGGAGTTTCGCCAAGCCGCCCAGCACGTCTCGGACTATGGATGGAACGACGACCCCGACCATCTCGTCAAAGCCAAAAACACACTCCACAAAGCCACGTACACCGACGTTCAGGCGACCTGGAGTCCGTTCGGGAGCGGCTCAACGTCGTCACCCAG includes:
- a CDS encoding DUF6653 family protein, which gives rise to MLKELMEIENMWARHSNPKSGWSRIAAGFVAVGALYHRKWKLLGLTLLFLIINPVLFREPSEELDDWMYKVVRAEERWTNDGHRLIGLDYPQILNAVSIPIGLYGLYAAYKRKPVSTLVFTLTSQGLNQWCMKEIIEYYEEVDSQ
- a CDS encoding ArsR family transcriptional regulator, yielding MSDTAPEGFEDSFAEQQRMRELLSQETRHLILQLVLGHPAHLASLAELDYMIPKNEAAILDQLETLQEAGILDVFVHEPNVSTRDLPSKFWGPTERGVEILYEHNFLRGVPVARAVYEETKKSERVQRHEDAPRPTLPKAVGEALEFDEPDVTSSPP